The Solanum pennellii chromosome 11, SPENNV200 genome contains a region encoding:
- the LOC107004959 gene encoding U-box domain-containing protein 4 translates to MVSLEDSNSHNSVSSSAHFGQTRPYYYTPPPPSSIKINRAMGRSMRTIRSTIFRTDCSGSEHSGAISENMTDSVIDIRLGELAKKPPVNNKGSSSDEDYLQLSQVFSDFSACSSDISGELQRLASVPVSDLVLTQNPNSKPEPEPEPCLGFLEREKFSTEIIESISPEDLQPTVKLCVDSLHSPSVAVKRSAAAKLRLLAKNRADNRALIGESGAIPVLIPLLRCTDPWTQEHAVTALLNLSLHEPNKVLITSSGAIKSLIYVLKTGTDTSKQNAACGLLSLALIDENKLSIGACGAIPPLVCLLINGTNRGKKDALTTLYKLCSMKLNKERAISAGAVKPLVGLVCEEGNGLAEKAMVVLSLLTGIDSGKEAIVEEGGIAALVEAIEDGSDKGKEFAVLTLLQLCMDSVRNRGLLVREGGIPPLVALSQNGTAKAKHKAETLLGYLREPRQEASSSTP, encoded by the exons ATGGTTTCACTTGAAGATTCTAATTCTCATAACAGTGTTTCTTCTAGTGCCCATTTTGGCCAAACACGGCCTTATTACTACACCCCACCGCCGCCGTCTTCCATTAAAATCAACCGTGCAATGGGTCGTTCTATGAGAACTATCCGGTCAACTATTTTCCGTACTGATTGCTCTGGTTCTGAACATTCCGGCGCTATTTCTGAAAACATGACAGACTCTGTTATCGATATTCGTCTAGGTGAGCTCGCTAAGAAGCCGCCGGTGAATAACAAAGGTTCTTCTTCCGATGAAGATTATCTACAACTTTCTCAAGTTTTCAGTGATTTTTCAGCTTGTAGTAGTGATATCTCCGGCGAGTTACAACGATTAGCAAGTGTTCCTGTTTCGGATCTGGTATTAACCCAGAACCCAAATTCTAAACCCGAACCTGAACCCGAACCCTGTTTAGGGTTTctagaaagagagaaattttcAACGGAGATAATCGAAAGTATCTCCCCGGAGGATCTTCAACCGACGGTGAAGCTTTGTGTTGACAGCTTACATTCTCCATCTGTTGCAGTGAAAAGATCAGCGGCAGCTAAATTAAGACTATTAGCAAAGAATCGAGCTGATAATCGAGCGTTAATCGGAGAATCCGGTGCAATTCCGGTGCTTATACCTCTTCTCCGGTGTACGGATCCATGGACACAAGAACACGCAGTTACAGCCCTGTTAAATCTCTCACTTCACGAACCGAATAAGGTTTTAATCACTTCCTCCGGAGctataaaatctttaatttaCGTTCTGAAAACCGGCACCGACACTTCGAAACAAAACGCTGCTTGTGGGTTATTAAGCTTAGCTTTGATTGATGAAAACAAGCTTTCCATTGGTGCTTGTGGTGCTATTCCACCATTAGTATGTTTACTTATCAATGGAACAAATAGAGGTAAAAAAGATGCATTAACAACCCTTTACAAACTTTGTtcaatgaaattaaataaagagCGAGCAATTAGTGCTGGTGCAGTAAAGCCACTTGTTGGACTTGTTTGTGAAGAGGGGAATGGTTTAGCTGAAAAAGCTatggttgttttgagtttattaACAGGGATTGATTCGGGTAAAGAAGCCATTGTTGAAGAAGGTGGAATTGCTGCACTTGTTGAAGCTATTGAAGATGGTTCTGATAAAGGAAAAGAATTTGCTGTGTTGACATTGTTGCAGCTTTGTATGGATAGTGTTAGAAACAGAGGGCTTCTTGTTAGAGAAGGTGGAATTCCTCCTCTTGTTGCCTTGTCTCAGAATGGTACTGCCAAAGCTAAACACAAG GCAGAAACACTACTAGGATACTTGAGAGAACCAAGACAAGAAGCTTCAAGTTCAACTCCTTGA